In Populus trichocarpa isolate Nisqually-1 chromosome 7, P.trichocarpa_v4.1, whole genome shotgun sequence, the following proteins share a genomic window:
- the LOC7490174 gene encoding uncharacterized protein LOC7490174 isoform X8, with the protein MASTPSDGEVAVFTDTNMDTHIAMGISPDITVADFKRELEKMHFNCFPKLGEIKVCELKQVRRNNCFYHLLESLPIKYAFQGLKGNWFLHVEIRSSNSFRNQHLPQCLAAKDDHISDGSNAIGSLVTNTRKNDMTPNGNNKRIEGLLGIKSPAELPKTAPCFDKRSKEKKRLAEIDREFDRSKKSPKLAARECSGLLTPGNEVKPATEELSKNAPYFKKTSKEKKRLADINKELDRSKKALNVVDKVSSGLLTPRNKVEHATITGALPKIVACFKKKSKDKKRMAGLNKEFDRRKKAPNLAAKVCSGLLTPINQVDIRRPPRTLASPLPTDLRPGSSGNKLKTTSAVGKRMMTAANKLKISANKQRPALSFYRFRAPSRASFVVRRSIFDISDSDE; encoded by the exons ATGGCATCAACACCTAGTGATGGTGAAGTAGCTGTTTTCACAGACACAAACATGGACACTCACATTGCCATGGGCATCTCTCCTGACATCACTGTTGCTGATTTCAAGA GAGAGCTGGAGAAAATGCACTTCAATTGTTTTCCGAAATTGGGAGAGATTAAAGTTTGTGaattaaag CAGGTAAGGAGAAATAATTGCTTCTACCACTTGCTGGAGTCACTGCCTATAAAGTATGCTTTTCAGGGGCTCAAAGGAAATTGGTTTCTTCATGTGGAAATAAGGTCTTCAAATAGCTTTCGTAATCAACACTTACCCCAGTGTCTAGCTGCAAAGGATGACCATATTTCTGATGGTAGCAATGCTATTGGCTCTCTCGTTACAAACACCAGAAAAAATGACATGACACCAAATGGTAATAACAAGAGGATAGAAGGTTTACTTGGCATCAAATCACCTGCAGAACTTCCTAAAACTGCCCCTTGTTTTGATAAAAGAAGTAAGGAAAAGAAGAGACTGGCTGAAATCGACAGGGAATTTGATAGAAGTAAAAAATCCCCAAAACTTGCTGCCAGAGAGTGCTCTGGTTTGCTGACACCTGGAAATGAAGTTAAGCCTGCAACAGAAGAACTTTCAAAAAATGCTCCTTATTTCAAGAAAACGagcaaggaaaagaagagaCTGGCTGACATCAACAAAGAACTTGACAGAAGTAAAAAAGCTCTAAATGTTGTTGACAAAGTGTCTTCTGGTTTGTTGACACCTAGAAACAAAGTTGAGCATGCAACAATAACCGGAGCGCTTCCAAAAATTGTCGCTTGTTTCAAGAAAAAGAGCAAGGACAAGAAGAGAATGGCTGGCCTCAATAAGGAATttgatagaagaaaaaaagctcCAAATCTTGCTGCCAAAGTGTGCTCTGGTTTACTGACACCTATAAATCAA GTTGACATCAGAAGGCCCCCAAGAACACTGGCTTCTCCATTGCCAACAGATCTTCGACCTGGAAGTTCAGGGAATAAGCTAAAAACAACTTCTGCAGTTGGGAAACGCATGATGACAGCTGCAAATAAGCTCAAAATTTCTGCCAATAAACAAAGACCAGCGCTTTCTTTCTATAGATTCAGAGCTCCCTCCAGGGCTTCATTTGTGGTCAGGAGATCAATCTTTGATATCAGTGACAgtgatgaatga
- the LOC7490174 gene encoding uncharacterized protein LOC7490174 isoform X1 yields MASTPSDGEVAVFTDTNMDTHIAMGISPDITVADFKRELEKMHFNCFPKLGEIKVCELKQVRRNNCFYHLLESLPIKYAFQGLKGNWFLHVEIRSSNSFRNQHLPQCLAAKDDHISDGSNAIGSLVTNTRKNDMTPNGNNKRIEGLLGIKSPAELPKTAPCFDKRSKEKKRLAEIDREFDRSKKSPKLAARECSGLLTPGNEVKPATEELSKNAPYFKKTSKEKKRLADINKELDRSKKALNVVDKVSSGLLTPRNKVEHATITGALPKIVACFKKKSKDKKRMAGLNKEFDRRKKAPNLAAKVCSGLLTPINQVKPATFSCPMVETPTESPQEVIFAKINDFSNMQVYTLPQVDIRRPPRTLASPLPTDLRPGSSGNKLKTTSAVGKRMMTAANKLKISANKQRPALSFYRFRAPSRASFVVRRSIFDISDSDE; encoded by the exons ATGGCATCAACACCTAGTGATGGTGAAGTAGCTGTTTTCACAGACACAAACATGGACACTCACATTGCCATGGGCATCTCTCCTGACATCACTGTTGCTGATTTCAAGA GAGAGCTGGAGAAAATGCACTTCAATTGTTTTCCGAAATTGGGAGAGATTAAAGTTTGTGaattaaag CAGGTAAGGAGAAATAATTGCTTCTACCACTTGCTGGAGTCACTGCCTATAAAGTATGCTTTTCAGGGGCTCAAAGGAAATTGGTTTCTTCATGTGGAAATAAGGTCTTCAAATAGCTTTCGTAATCAACACTTACCCCAGTGTCTAGCTGCAAAGGATGACCATATTTCTGATGGTAGCAATGCTATTGGCTCTCTCGTTACAAACACCAGAAAAAATGACATGACACCAAATGGTAATAACAAGAGGATAGAAGGTTTACTTGGCATCAAATCACCTGCAGAACTTCCTAAAACTGCCCCTTGTTTTGATAAAAGAAGTAAGGAAAAGAAGAGACTGGCTGAAATCGACAGGGAATTTGATAGAAGTAAAAAATCCCCAAAACTTGCTGCCAGAGAGTGCTCTGGTTTGCTGACACCTGGAAATGAAGTTAAGCCTGCAACAGAAGAACTTTCAAAAAATGCTCCTTATTTCAAGAAAACGagcaaggaaaagaagagaCTGGCTGACATCAACAAAGAACTTGACAGAAGTAAAAAAGCTCTAAATGTTGTTGACAAAGTGTCTTCTGGTTTGTTGACACCTAGAAACAAAGTTGAGCATGCAACAATAACCGGAGCGCTTCCAAAAATTGTCGCTTGTTTCAAGAAAAAGAGCAAGGACAAGAAGAGAATGGCTGGCCTCAATAAGGAATttgatagaagaaaaaaagctcCAAATCTTGCTGCCAAAGTGTGCTCTGGTTTACTGACACCTATAAATCAAGTTAAGCCTGCAACCTTTTCCTGCCCAATGGTGGAGACTCCCACAGAGAGCCCACAAGAAGTAATATTtgctaaaattaatgatttctcAAATATGCAAGTTTATACCTTACCACAGGTTGACATCAGAAGGCCCCCAAGAACACTGGCTTCTCCATTGCCAACAGATCTTCGACCTGGAAGTTCAGGGAATAAGCTAAAAACAACTTCTGCAGTTGGGAAACGCATGATGACAGCTGCAAATAAGCTCAAAATTTCTGCCAATAAACAAAGACCAGCGCTTTCTTTCTATAGATTCAGAGCTCCCTCCAGGGCTTCATTTGTGGTCAGGAGATCAATCTTTGATATCAGTGACAgtgatgaatga
- the LOC7490174 gene encoding uncharacterized protein LOC7490174 isoform X2, with amino-acid sequence MASTPSDGEVAVFTDTNMDTHIAMGISPDITVADFKRELEKMHFNCFPKLGEIKVCELKVRRNNCFYHLLESLPIKYAFQGLKGNWFLHVEIRSSNSFRNQHLPQCLAAKDDHISDGSNAIGSLVTNTRKNDMTPNGNNKRIEGLLGIKSPAELPKTAPCFDKRSKEKKRLAEIDREFDRSKKSPKLAARECSGLLTPGNEVKPATEELSKNAPYFKKTSKEKKRLADINKELDRSKKALNVVDKVSSGLLTPRNKVEHATITGALPKIVACFKKKSKDKKRMAGLNKEFDRRKKAPNLAAKVCSGLLTPINQVKPATFSCPMVETPTESPQEVIFAKINDFSNMQVYTLPQVDIRRPPRTLASPLPTDLRPGSSGNKLKTTSAVGKRMMTAANKLKISANKQRPALSFYRFRAPSRASFVVRRSIFDISDSDE; translated from the exons ATGGCATCAACACCTAGTGATGGTGAAGTAGCTGTTTTCACAGACACAAACATGGACACTCACATTGCCATGGGCATCTCTCCTGACATCACTGTTGCTGATTTCAAGA GAGAGCTGGAGAAAATGCACTTCAATTGTTTTCCGAAATTGGGAGAGATTAAAGTTTGTGaattaaag GTAAGGAGAAATAATTGCTTCTACCACTTGCTGGAGTCACTGCCTATAAAGTATGCTTTTCAGGGGCTCAAAGGAAATTGGTTTCTTCATGTGGAAATAAGGTCTTCAAATAGCTTTCGTAATCAACACTTACCCCAGTGTCTAGCTGCAAAGGATGACCATATTTCTGATGGTAGCAATGCTATTGGCTCTCTCGTTACAAACACCAGAAAAAATGACATGACACCAAATGGTAATAACAAGAGGATAGAAGGTTTACTTGGCATCAAATCACCTGCAGAACTTCCTAAAACTGCCCCTTGTTTTGATAAAAGAAGTAAGGAAAAGAAGAGACTGGCTGAAATCGACAGGGAATTTGATAGAAGTAAAAAATCCCCAAAACTTGCTGCCAGAGAGTGCTCTGGTTTGCTGACACCTGGAAATGAAGTTAAGCCTGCAACAGAAGAACTTTCAAAAAATGCTCCTTATTTCAAGAAAACGagcaaggaaaagaagagaCTGGCTGACATCAACAAAGAACTTGACAGAAGTAAAAAAGCTCTAAATGTTGTTGACAAAGTGTCTTCTGGTTTGTTGACACCTAGAAACAAAGTTGAGCATGCAACAATAACCGGAGCGCTTCCAAAAATTGTCGCTTGTTTCAAGAAAAAGAGCAAGGACAAGAAGAGAATGGCTGGCCTCAATAAGGAATttgatagaagaaaaaaagctcCAAATCTTGCTGCCAAAGTGTGCTCTGGTTTACTGACACCTATAAATCAAGTTAAGCCTGCAACCTTTTCCTGCCCAATGGTGGAGACTCCCACAGAGAGCCCACAAGAAGTAATATTtgctaaaattaatgatttctcAAATATGCAAGTTTATACCTTACCACAGGTTGACATCAGAAGGCCCCCAAGAACACTGGCTTCTCCATTGCCAACAGATCTTCGACCTGGAAGTTCAGGGAATAAGCTAAAAACAACTTCTGCAGTTGGGAAACGCATGATGACAGCTGCAAATAAGCTCAAAATTTCTGCCAATAAACAAAGACCAGCGCTTTCTTTCTATAGATTCAGAGCTCCCTCCAGGGCTTCATTTGTGGTCAGGAGATCAATCTTTGATATCAGTGACAgtgatgaatga
- the LOC7490174 gene encoding uncharacterized protein LOC7490174 isoform X7, which yields MHANIHAVGELEKMHFNCFPKLGEIKVCELKVRRNNCFYHLLESLPIKYAFQGLKGNWFLHVEIRSSNSFRNQHLPQCLAAKDDHISDGSNAIGSLVTNTRKNDMTPNGNNKRIEGLLGIKSPAELPKTAPCFDKRSKEKKRLAEIDREFDRSKKSPKLAARECSGLLTPGNEVKPATEELSKNAPYFKKTSKEKKRLADINKELDRSKKALNVVDKVSSGLLTPRNKVEHATITGALPKIVACFKKKSKDKKRMAGLNKEFDRRKKAPNLAAKVCSGLLTPINQVKPATFSCPMVETPTESPQEVIFAKINDFSNMQVYTLPQVDIRRPPRTLASPLPTDLRPGSSGNKLKTTSAVGKRMMTAANKLKISANKQRPALSFYRFRAPSRASFVVRRSIFDISDSDE from the exons ATGCATGCCAATATTCATGCTGTAGGAGAGCTGGAGAAAATGCACTTCAATTGTTTTCCGAAATTGGGAGAGATTAAAGTTTGTGaattaaag GTAAGGAGAAATAATTGCTTCTACCACTTGCTGGAGTCACTGCCTATAAAGTATGCTTTTCAGGGGCTCAAAGGAAATTGGTTTCTTCATGTGGAAATAAGGTCTTCAAATAGCTTTCGTAATCAACACTTACCCCAGTGTCTAGCTGCAAAGGATGACCATATTTCTGATGGTAGCAATGCTATTGGCTCTCTCGTTACAAACACCAGAAAAAATGACATGACACCAAATGGTAATAACAAGAGGATAGAAGGTTTACTTGGCATCAAATCACCTGCAGAACTTCCTAAAACTGCCCCTTGTTTTGATAAAAGAAGTAAGGAAAAGAAGAGACTGGCTGAAATCGACAGGGAATTTGATAGAAGTAAAAAATCCCCAAAACTTGCTGCCAGAGAGTGCTCTGGTTTGCTGACACCTGGAAATGAAGTTAAGCCTGCAACAGAAGAACTTTCAAAAAATGCTCCTTATTTCAAGAAAACGagcaaggaaaagaagagaCTGGCTGACATCAACAAAGAACTTGACAGAAGTAAAAAAGCTCTAAATGTTGTTGACAAAGTGTCTTCTGGTTTGTTGACACCTAGAAACAAAGTTGAGCATGCAACAATAACCGGAGCGCTTCCAAAAATTGTCGCTTGTTTCAAGAAAAAGAGCAAGGACAAGAAGAGAATGGCTGGCCTCAATAAGGAATttgatagaagaaaaaaagctcCAAATCTTGCTGCCAAAGTGTGCTCTGGTTTACTGACACCTATAAATCAAGTTAAGCCTGCAACCTTTTCCTGCCCAATGGTGGAGACTCCCACAGAGAGCCCACAAGAAGTAATATTtgctaaaattaatgatttctcAAATATGCAAGTTTATACCTTACCACAGGTTGACATCAGAAGGCCCCCAAGAACACTGGCTTCTCCATTGCCAACAGATCTTCGACCTGGAAGTTCAGGGAATAAGCTAAAAACAACTTCTGCAGTTGGGAAACGCATGATGACAGCTGCAAATAAGCTCAAAATTTCTGCCAATAAACAAAGACCAGCGCTTTCTTTCTATAGATTCAGAGCTCCCTCCAGGGCTTCATTTGTGGTCAGGAGATCAATCTTTGATATCAGTGACAgtgatgaatga
- the LOC7490174 gene encoding uncharacterized protein LOC7490174 isoform X5: MSGDEWSQSGDVCVGELEKMHFNCFPKLGEIKVCELKVRRNNCFYHLLESLPIKYAFQGLKGNWFLHVEIRSSNSFRNQHLPQCLAAKDDHISDGSNAIGSLVTNTRKNDMTPNGNNKRIEGLLGIKSPAELPKTAPCFDKRSKEKKRLAEIDREFDRSKKSPKLAARECSGLLTPGNEVKPATEELSKNAPYFKKTSKEKKRLADINKELDRSKKALNVVDKVSSGLLTPRNKVEHATITGALPKIVACFKKKSKDKKRMAGLNKEFDRRKKAPNLAAKVCSGLLTPINQVKPATFSCPMVETPTESPQEVIFAKINDFSNMQVYTLPQVDIRRPPRTLASPLPTDLRPGSSGNKLKTTSAVGKRMMTAANKLKISANKQRPALSFYRFRAPSRASFVVRRSIFDISDSDE, translated from the exons ATGAGTGGTGATGAGTGGTCCCAAAGTGGTGATGTCTGTGTCG GAGAGCTGGAGAAAATGCACTTCAATTGTTTTCCGAAATTGGGAGAGATTAAAGTTTGTGaattaaag GTAAGGAGAAATAATTGCTTCTACCACTTGCTGGAGTCACTGCCTATAAAGTATGCTTTTCAGGGGCTCAAAGGAAATTGGTTTCTTCATGTGGAAATAAGGTCTTCAAATAGCTTTCGTAATCAACACTTACCCCAGTGTCTAGCTGCAAAGGATGACCATATTTCTGATGGTAGCAATGCTATTGGCTCTCTCGTTACAAACACCAGAAAAAATGACATGACACCAAATGGTAATAACAAGAGGATAGAAGGTTTACTTGGCATCAAATCACCTGCAGAACTTCCTAAAACTGCCCCTTGTTTTGATAAAAGAAGTAAGGAAAAGAAGAGACTGGCTGAAATCGACAGGGAATTTGATAGAAGTAAAAAATCCCCAAAACTTGCTGCCAGAGAGTGCTCTGGTTTGCTGACACCTGGAAATGAAGTTAAGCCTGCAACAGAAGAACTTTCAAAAAATGCTCCTTATTTCAAGAAAACGagcaaggaaaagaagagaCTGGCTGACATCAACAAAGAACTTGACAGAAGTAAAAAAGCTCTAAATGTTGTTGACAAAGTGTCTTCTGGTTTGTTGACACCTAGAAACAAAGTTGAGCATGCAACAATAACCGGAGCGCTTCCAAAAATTGTCGCTTGTTTCAAGAAAAAGAGCAAGGACAAGAAGAGAATGGCTGGCCTCAATAAGGAATttgatagaagaaaaaaagctcCAAATCTTGCTGCCAAAGTGTGCTCTGGTTTACTGACACCTATAAATCAAGTTAAGCCTGCAACCTTTTCCTGCCCAATGGTGGAGACTCCCACAGAGAGCCCACAAGAAGTAATATTtgctaaaattaatgatttctcAAATATGCAAGTTTATACCTTACCACAGGTTGACATCAGAAGGCCCCCAAGAACACTGGCTTCTCCATTGCCAACAGATCTTCGACCTGGAAGTTCAGGGAATAAGCTAAAAACAACTTCTGCAGTTGGGAAACGCATGATGACAGCTGCAAATAAGCTCAAAATTTCTGCCAATAAACAAAGACCAGCGCTTTCTTTCTATAGATTCAGAGCTCCCTCCAGGGCTTCATTTGTGGTCAGGAGATCAATCTTTGATATCAGTGACAgtgatgaatga
- the LOC7490174 gene encoding uncharacterized protein LOC7490174 isoform X6, translating into MHANIHAVGELEKMHFNCFPKLGEIKVCELKQVRRNNCFYHLLESLPIKYAFQGLKGNWFLHVEIRSSNSFRNQHLPQCLAAKDDHISDGSNAIGSLVTNTRKNDMTPNGNNKRIEGLLGIKSPAELPKTAPCFDKRSKEKKRLAEIDREFDRSKKSPKLAARECSGLLTPGNEVKPATEELSKNAPYFKKTSKEKKRLADINKELDRSKKALNVVDKVSSGLLTPRNKVEHATITGALPKIVACFKKKSKDKKRMAGLNKEFDRRKKAPNLAAKVCSGLLTPINQVKPATFSCPMVETPTESPQEVIFAKINDFSNMQVYTLPQVDIRRPPRTLASPLPTDLRPGSSGNKLKTTSAVGKRMMTAANKLKISANKQRPALSFYRFRAPSRASFVVRRSIFDISDSDE; encoded by the exons ATGCATGCCAATATTCATGCTGTAGGAGAGCTGGAGAAAATGCACTTCAATTGTTTTCCGAAATTGGGAGAGATTAAAGTTTGTGaattaaag CAGGTAAGGAGAAATAATTGCTTCTACCACTTGCTGGAGTCACTGCCTATAAAGTATGCTTTTCAGGGGCTCAAAGGAAATTGGTTTCTTCATGTGGAAATAAGGTCTTCAAATAGCTTTCGTAATCAACACTTACCCCAGTGTCTAGCTGCAAAGGATGACCATATTTCTGATGGTAGCAATGCTATTGGCTCTCTCGTTACAAACACCAGAAAAAATGACATGACACCAAATGGTAATAACAAGAGGATAGAAGGTTTACTTGGCATCAAATCACCTGCAGAACTTCCTAAAACTGCCCCTTGTTTTGATAAAAGAAGTAAGGAAAAGAAGAGACTGGCTGAAATCGACAGGGAATTTGATAGAAGTAAAAAATCCCCAAAACTTGCTGCCAGAGAGTGCTCTGGTTTGCTGACACCTGGAAATGAAGTTAAGCCTGCAACAGAAGAACTTTCAAAAAATGCTCCTTATTTCAAGAAAACGagcaaggaaaagaagagaCTGGCTGACATCAACAAAGAACTTGACAGAAGTAAAAAAGCTCTAAATGTTGTTGACAAAGTGTCTTCTGGTTTGTTGACACCTAGAAACAAAGTTGAGCATGCAACAATAACCGGAGCGCTTCCAAAAATTGTCGCTTGTTTCAAGAAAAAGAGCAAGGACAAGAAGAGAATGGCTGGCCTCAATAAGGAATttgatagaagaaaaaaagctcCAAATCTTGCTGCCAAAGTGTGCTCTGGTTTACTGACACCTATAAATCAAGTTAAGCCTGCAACCTTTTCCTGCCCAATGGTGGAGACTCCCACAGAGAGCCCACAAGAAGTAATATTtgctaaaattaatgatttctcAAATATGCAAGTTTATACCTTACCACAGGTTGACATCAGAAGGCCCCCAAGAACACTGGCTTCTCCATTGCCAACAGATCTTCGACCTGGAAGTTCAGGGAATAAGCTAAAAACAACTTCTGCAGTTGGGAAACGCATGATGACAGCTGCAAATAAGCTCAAAATTTCTGCCAATAAACAAAGACCAGCGCTTTCTTTCTATAGATTCAGAGCTCCCTCCAGGGCTTCATTTGTGGTCAGGAGATCAATCTTTGATATCAGTGACAgtgatgaatga
- the LOC7490174 gene encoding uncharacterized protein LOC7490174 isoform X3 produces the protein MFALSLLHRKVMHANIHAVGELEKMHFNCFPKLGEIKVCELKQVRRNNCFYHLLESLPIKYAFQGLKGNWFLHVEIRSSNSFRNQHLPQCLAAKDDHISDGSNAIGSLVTNTRKNDMTPNGNNKRIEGLLGIKSPAELPKTAPCFDKRSKEKKRLAEIDREFDRSKKSPKLAARECSGLLTPGNEVKPATEELSKNAPYFKKTSKEKKRLADINKELDRSKKALNVVDKVSSGLLTPRNKVEHATITGALPKIVACFKKKSKDKKRMAGLNKEFDRRKKAPNLAAKVCSGLLTPINQVKPATFSCPMVETPTESPQEVIFAKINDFSNMQVYTLPQVDIRRPPRTLASPLPTDLRPGSSGNKLKTTSAVGKRMMTAANKLKISANKQRPALSFYRFRAPSRASFVVRRSIFDISDSDE, from the exons ATGTTTGCCCTTTCTCTACTTCATAGAAAAGTAATGCATGCCAATATTCATGCTGTAGGAGAGCTGGAGAAAATGCACTTCAATTGTTTTCCGAAATTGGGAGAGATTAAAGTTTGTGaattaaag CAGGTAAGGAGAAATAATTGCTTCTACCACTTGCTGGAGTCACTGCCTATAAAGTATGCTTTTCAGGGGCTCAAAGGAAATTGGTTTCTTCATGTGGAAATAAGGTCTTCAAATAGCTTTCGTAATCAACACTTACCCCAGTGTCTAGCTGCAAAGGATGACCATATTTCTGATGGTAGCAATGCTATTGGCTCTCTCGTTACAAACACCAGAAAAAATGACATGACACCAAATGGTAATAACAAGAGGATAGAAGGTTTACTTGGCATCAAATCACCTGCAGAACTTCCTAAAACTGCCCCTTGTTTTGATAAAAGAAGTAAGGAAAAGAAGAGACTGGCTGAAATCGACAGGGAATTTGATAGAAGTAAAAAATCCCCAAAACTTGCTGCCAGAGAGTGCTCTGGTTTGCTGACACCTGGAAATGAAGTTAAGCCTGCAACAGAAGAACTTTCAAAAAATGCTCCTTATTTCAAGAAAACGagcaaggaaaagaagagaCTGGCTGACATCAACAAAGAACTTGACAGAAGTAAAAAAGCTCTAAATGTTGTTGACAAAGTGTCTTCTGGTTTGTTGACACCTAGAAACAAAGTTGAGCATGCAACAATAACCGGAGCGCTTCCAAAAATTGTCGCTTGTTTCAAGAAAAAGAGCAAGGACAAGAAGAGAATGGCTGGCCTCAATAAGGAATttgatagaagaaaaaaagctcCAAATCTTGCTGCCAAAGTGTGCTCTGGTTTACTGACACCTATAAATCAAGTTAAGCCTGCAACCTTTTCCTGCCCAATGGTGGAGACTCCCACAGAGAGCCCACAAGAAGTAATATTtgctaaaattaatgatttctcAAATATGCAAGTTTATACCTTACCACAGGTTGACATCAGAAGGCCCCCAAGAACACTGGCTTCTCCATTGCCAACAGATCTTCGACCTGGAAGTTCAGGGAATAAGCTAAAAACAACTTCTGCAGTTGGGAAACGCATGATGACAGCTGCAAATAAGCTCAAAATTTCTGCCAATAAACAAAGACCAGCGCTTTCTTTCTATAGATTCAGAGCTCCCTCCAGGGCTTCATTTGTGGTCAGGAGATCAATCTTTGATATCAGTGACAgtgatgaatga
- the LOC7490174 gene encoding uncharacterized protein LOC7490174 isoform X4, translating into MSGDEWSQSGDVCVGELEKMHFNCFPKLGEIKVCELKQVRRNNCFYHLLESLPIKYAFQGLKGNWFLHVEIRSSNSFRNQHLPQCLAAKDDHISDGSNAIGSLVTNTRKNDMTPNGNNKRIEGLLGIKSPAELPKTAPCFDKRSKEKKRLAEIDREFDRSKKSPKLAARECSGLLTPGNEVKPATEELSKNAPYFKKTSKEKKRLADINKELDRSKKALNVVDKVSSGLLTPRNKVEHATITGALPKIVACFKKKSKDKKRMAGLNKEFDRRKKAPNLAAKVCSGLLTPINQVKPATFSCPMVETPTESPQEVIFAKINDFSNMQVYTLPQVDIRRPPRTLASPLPTDLRPGSSGNKLKTTSAVGKRMMTAANKLKISANKQRPALSFYRFRAPSRASFVVRRSIFDISDSDE; encoded by the exons ATGAGTGGTGATGAGTGGTCCCAAAGTGGTGATGTCTGTGTCG GAGAGCTGGAGAAAATGCACTTCAATTGTTTTCCGAAATTGGGAGAGATTAAAGTTTGTGaattaaag CAGGTAAGGAGAAATAATTGCTTCTACCACTTGCTGGAGTCACTGCCTATAAAGTATGCTTTTCAGGGGCTCAAAGGAAATTGGTTTCTTCATGTGGAAATAAGGTCTTCAAATAGCTTTCGTAATCAACACTTACCCCAGTGTCTAGCTGCAAAGGATGACCATATTTCTGATGGTAGCAATGCTATTGGCTCTCTCGTTACAAACACCAGAAAAAATGACATGACACCAAATGGTAATAACAAGAGGATAGAAGGTTTACTTGGCATCAAATCACCTGCAGAACTTCCTAAAACTGCCCCTTGTTTTGATAAAAGAAGTAAGGAAAAGAAGAGACTGGCTGAAATCGACAGGGAATTTGATAGAAGTAAAAAATCCCCAAAACTTGCTGCCAGAGAGTGCTCTGGTTTGCTGACACCTGGAAATGAAGTTAAGCCTGCAACAGAAGAACTTTCAAAAAATGCTCCTTATTTCAAGAAAACGagcaaggaaaagaagagaCTGGCTGACATCAACAAAGAACTTGACAGAAGTAAAAAAGCTCTAAATGTTGTTGACAAAGTGTCTTCTGGTTTGTTGACACCTAGAAACAAAGTTGAGCATGCAACAATAACCGGAGCGCTTCCAAAAATTGTCGCTTGTTTCAAGAAAAAGAGCAAGGACAAGAAGAGAATGGCTGGCCTCAATAAGGAATttgatagaagaaaaaaagctcCAAATCTTGCTGCCAAAGTGTGCTCTGGTTTACTGACACCTATAAATCAAGTTAAGCCTGCAACCTTTTCCTGCCCAATGGTGGAGACTCCCACAGAGAGCCCACAAGAAGTAATATTtgctaaaattaatgatttctcAAATATGCAAGTTTATACCTTACCACAGGTTGACATCAGAAGGCCCCCAAGAACACTGGCTTCTCCATTGCCAACAGATCTTCGACCTGGAAGTTCAGGGAATAAGCTAAAAACAACTTCTGCAGTTGGGAAACGCATGATGACAGCTGCAAATAAGCTCAAAATTTCTGCCAATAAACAAAGACCAGCGCTTTCTTTCTATAGATTCAGAGCTCCCTCCAGGGCTTCATTTGTGGTCAGGAGATCAATCTTTGATATCAGTGACAgtgatgaatga
- the LOC7490173 gene encoding uncharacterized protein LOC7490173 — translation MASQQKEDLPSTSPRAAGFGEMVVDRYQKIREHAETYPYVWASYIVVYGGLGLWATYRWRKLRKTEDRVRVLQERLRKLVETEEGASSTKSVEKAPSSTEKTPR, via the coding sequence ATGGCTAGTCAGCAAAAAGAAGATCTGCCAAGCACCAGTCCTCGTGCTGCTGGTTTTGGGGAAATGGTAGTAGATCGATATCAAAAAATCAGAGAGCATGCAGAAACTTATCCCTACGTGTGGGCTTCGTATATTGTTGTATATGGCGGTTTAGGCCTCTGGGCTACCTATAGATGGAGAAAGCTTCGTAAGACCGAGGACAGAGTGCGAGTTCTTCAAGAGAGGCTACGCAAACTTGTTGAAACTGAAGAGGGTGCCAGCTCTACCAAGTCTGTTGAAAAGGCTCCATCATCCACTGAAAAAACACCCAGATAG